In a single window of the Synergistaceae bacterium genome:
- a CDS encoding 4Fe-4S binding protein, translated as MAKAVVDESVCVGCESCVGACPVSAISVDGGKAKVDADACVECGTCVGTCPVSAISQ; from the coding sequence ATGGCAAAAGCAGTAGTAGACGAGAGCGTATGCGTAGGCTGTGAGTCATGCGTAGGAGCTTGCCCCGTTTCGGCGATTTCAGTAGACGGCGGAAAAGCGAAAGTTGACGCGGACGCTTGCGTAGAGTGTGGGACATGCGTAGGAACATGCCCGGTATCAGCAATATCGCAGTAA